Proteins from a genomic interval of Prochlorothrix hollandica PCC 9006 = CALU 1027:
- a CDS encoding type II toxin-antitoxin system VapC family toxin: protein MSKVVVDASAVLALLNQENGSETIAQLIDDAVISAVNLSEVIAKLADAEITEEDIKQILSSLNLEVASFNQEQGFVAGMLRPSTKSIGLSFGDRACLALGISLNLPILTTDRLWANPG, encoded by the coding sequence GTGAGTAAGGTTGTAGTTGATGCTTCTGCTGTTTTAGCATTGCTAAACCAAGAAAATGGCAGTGAAACCATTGCCCAATTAATTGACGATGCAGTGATTAGTGCAGTCAACTTATCTGAGGTGATAGCAAAGTTAGCAGATGCAGAAATTACTGAAGAGGACATTAAACAAATTCTATCCAGTCTGAATCTTGAAGTTGCTTCTTTTAATCAAGAACAAGGATTTGTAGCTGGTATGCTTCGTCCATCTACAAAATCAATAGGACTCTCATTTGGAGATAGGGCTTGCCTTGCGCTAGGTATTTCTCTTAACCTACCAATTCTAACCACAGATCGATTATGGGCTAATCCAGGGTAA
- a CDS encoding substrate-binding domain-containing protein, whose amino-acid sequence MIFPAIARRRNWLALALSVALSLIAFRADSDTSLLGGGSSFSEPLYDAYAPVLAQDTGTDIRYLTVGSGPAFQQLGAKTFSFTSTEAPPGPIVFDVLGTTQEGLQMVPTGIGGLAIIYNLRGAATDIPISQKTLADIFTGKLNNWQQVNPRLPEQDIRIIVRGDFAGANYILSEFLNNVTDGEVEVRPGPKWWQDIGLQPFAARNLDTGIAAAVATTDGAIGYVQVGYALEKNLETARIENALGNFVRPGLPAIERAASLAEYDDNFMPTGLVNPQGGYPIVGLNWMVMYKDQDSASTAASLKAMADWILTTGQTLNPDQWFAAIDPDVAAMARAAVDRNL is encoded by the coding sequence ATGATTTTTCCCGCGATCGCGCGGCGGCGGAACTGGCTTGCCCTAGCCCTTAGCGTCGCCTTATCCCTCATAGCCTTCAGGGCTGACAGTGACACCTCGCTTTTGGGGGGTGGCTCTTCGTTCTCAGAGCCTCTATACGATGCCTATGCCCCTGTGCTAGCTCAGGATACGGGGACAGACATTCGCTACCTAACCGTCGGCTCTGGTCCTGCGTTTCAGCAACTAGGCGCTAAGACCTTCAGCTTCACCAGCACCGAGGCTCCCCCCGGACCCATCGTCTTTGATGTGCTCGGCACCACCCAAGAGGGGCTACAAATGGTACCCACGGGTATCGGTGGTCTGGCCATTATCTACAACCTGCGGGGAGCCGCCACCGATATCCCCATTTCCCAAAAGACCCTGGCGGATATTTTTACCGGCAAACTCAACAACTGGCAGCAAGTGAACCCCCGTTTGCCAGAGCAGGACATTCGCATCATTGTTCGGGGCGACTTTGCTGGGGCTAACTATATCCTCAGTGAGTTTCTCAACAACGTCACCGATGGCGAAGTGGAAGTACGTCCCGGACCCAAGTGGTGGCAGGACATTGGCTTGCAGCCCTTTGCGGCCCGTAACCTAGATACGGGTATTGCCGCAGCAGTGGCCACCACGGACGGTGCCATTGGCTATGTCCAGGTGGGCTATGCCTTGGAAAAAAACCTGGAAACTGCCCGGATCGAAAATGCCCTCGGTAACTTTGTGCGTCCCGGCTTACCGGCCATTGAACGGGCCGCTTCTCTGGCGGAGTATGACGATAACTTTATGCCCACCGGCTTAGTTAATCCCCAGGGCGGCTACCCCATTGTCGGTTTGAACTGGATGGTCATGTATAAGGATCAAGATTCCGCCAGTACGGCTGCCAGCCTTAAAGCAATGGCCGACTGGATTTTGACCACGGGTCAGACCCTGAATCCGGATCAATGGTTTGCGGCGATCGATCCCGACGTTGCTGCCATGGCCAGGGCAGCGGTCGATCGTAATCTTTAG
- a CDS encoding iron uptake porin, giving the protein MANSPKWAYPLTALVLGIQVVQPAAALAQDPEAKFQVLASSAVVSVPPAAADPESPSVLLTVAPDALDPAIDDLPGQPSALPIAVTPRVPSLTSLGSLDSLSADVVPTVAADATATALGVGLGAEAAIAVPSAWAESSVTVPLIAEGLDPKLSSSPIAAPTDEASLPALGLALDPDGETPYTPIDQLHNIEAQHWAAQAVKQLGDRYECYTTSDPFATKAVLTRYEFASYLEPCLDAINDRIASETEGHASREDLAVMQRLQDEFAAELATLTGRIDGVEDRIQTLEANRFSEHTKLFGVASFLLSSAQGNNGQNYGPRYQSTVILDFDTRFTGSDLLRTEIRASNMNFIRAAEVTGTGMSLLNVVPESDSTFLHITGGGDPPTDQPDFELSTVFYQIRFAQKGLLRFGTHGITSDSLIPDMSIIPSASLYGVRSPIYRNSVGAGAVVFYQFNDLVSWGASYLAKNPDFTQYRGIFEGRYGALTQVTLTPSPKLGIGLTYGRHYSDGRPIWAGTGSGNAGQPYGFIAPASDREEGDLNPNFNHVPASVNDLGLQVRYQATKQLTLGGWFGYSFLNAEGTSLPGGDGAQKGDDAQVMYWAAGLKVQDLGRRGNQLGFLVGMPPKVLSNDTPGREDTGTSYHVELTYRHRINNRVYLQPGVYMVTNPDHNPSNETLWMTTLNTLFIF; this is encoded by the coding sequence ATGGCTAATTCCCCGAAGTGGGCTTATCCCTTGACGGCGTTGGTGTTGGGAATCCAGGTAGTGCAGCCCGCCGCTGCCCTAGCCCAAGACCCAGAGGCTAAGTTCCAGGTTCTTGCGTCCAGCGCTGTGGTGTCTGTGCCTCCGGCTGCTGCTGACCCGGAATCCCCATCTGTGTTGCTGACGGTAGCCCCTGATGCCTTAGATCCAGCGATCGACGACCTCCCAGGCCAGCCCTCTGCCCTCCCGATCGCCGTAACCCCCAGGGTTCCTAGCCTTACTTCTCTGGGATCCCTGGATTCTCTCTCCGCTGACGTGGTGCCCACCGTGGCGGCAGATGCCACAGCGACGGCCTTGGGGGTGGGGTTAGGGGCTGAGGCTGCGATCGCCGTCCCGTCGGCATGGGCTGAGTCCTCCGTTACGGTTCCCCTGATTGCTGAGGGCTTGGACCCGAAACTCTCTAGTTCTCCCATTGCTGCCCCCACTGACGAGGCTTCTCTCCCTGCCCTGGGCCTTGCCCTCGATCCCGATGGGGAGACCCCGTACACCCCCATTGATCAGTTACACAATATTGAAGCGCAGCATTGGGCGGCTCAAGCTGTTAAGCAGTTGGGCGATCGCTACGAGTGTTACACCACCTCCGATCCCTTTGCCACCAAGGCGGTGCTAACCCGCTATGAGTTTGCTTCCTATCTAGAACCCTGCCTAGATGCCATCAACGATCGCATTGCCTCGGAAACAGAGGGCCATGCCAGCCGGGAAGATCTCGCCGTCATGCAACGGTTGCAGGATGAATTTGCAGCGGAACTAGCCACCCTCACGGGCCGCATTGATGGGGTGGAAGACCGCATTCAAACCCTGGAAGCCAACCGCTTTTCTGAACATACCAAACTGTTTGGCGTTGCCAGCTTCCTGCTGTCCAGCGCCCAGGGCAATAATGGCCAGAACTATGGGCCTCGCTATCAAAGCACTGTCATTCTCGATTTTGACACCCGTTTCACCGGCAGCGATCTGTTGCGCACCGAGATCCGGGCCTCCAACATGAACTTTATCCGGGCGGCGGAGGTCACGGGAACGGGTATGTCCCTCTTGAATGTGGTGCCGGAATCCGACTCTACATTCCTCCACATTACTGGAGGAGGCGATCCCCCCACTGACCAGCCAGACTTTGAGCTGTCCACGGTTTTCTATCAAATTCGCTTTGCCCAAAAGGGTCTACTGCGGTTTGGTACCCATGGAATCACTTCCGATTCCCTGATTCCCGATATGTCCATCATTCCCTCGGCCTCCCTCTATGGGGTGCGCAGTCCCATCTATCGCAACAGTGTGGGGGCGGGAGCTGTGGTCTTTTATCAATTTAATGATCTGGTGTCCTGGGGTGCATCCTATCTCGCTAAAAACCCAGACTTTACCCAGTACCGAGGTATTTTCGAGGGTCGCTATGGTGCCCTGACCCAAGTCACCCTCACCCCTAGCCCCAAATTGGGCATTGGTCTTACCTATGGTCGCCACTACTCCGATGGTCGTCCCATCTGGGCCGGTACCGGCAGCGGTAATGCCGGTCAGCCCTACGGTTTTATCGCGCCAGCATCTGACCGTGAAGAGGGCGACCTCAATCCCAATTTCAATCATGTTCCGGCCAGTGTCAATGATCTGGGCCTACAGGTGCGCTACCAAGCCACCAAACAACTAACCCTGGGGGGGTGGTTCGGCTATAGTTTCCTGAATGCTGAGGGCACTAGCTTGCCAGGGGGAGATGGTGCCCAGAAAGGGGACGATGCCCAGGTGATGTATTGGGCGGCAGGCTTGAAGGTGCAGGATCTGGGTCGTCGGGGTAACCAGTTGGGCTTTTTGGTGGGGATGCCCCCCAAGGTGCTGAGCAATGACACCCCCGGTCGCGAAGATACGGGCACCTCCTACCATGTGGAACTGACCTATCGCCACCGCATCAATAATCGGGTTTATCTCCAGCCCGGTGTCTATATGGTCACCAATCCGGACCATAACCCCAGTAATGAAACCCTGTGGATGACCACCTTAAACACCCTCTTTATTTTTTAG
- a CDS encoding class I adenylate-forming enzyme family protein: MDIFGPVSNPDSTLTDGTLTCTYGDLPPLFGQIDAVLHQAGVGIQDPIVVECDNSLPTAIVLLALLSQGYSVLPIPQGLRSTLDNAPDGPAVIPHFCQHILTPNSKDPAGNPVDLGQVSQLFDVIPNPTAQAGERLGDRGHQKLYMRTSGSTGTPKVVMHSHNGLAANVQACVERLHLTADDRIALPVPLFHMYGLGAGFLPGIKAGASIDLQQGANLLRYLQREQHFNPNVAFLTPIFCETLLKGRRSDRPYRMTVAAGDRVREDTFGPYESRFGCLVKLYGSTEMGALTASSPLEPASDRLQSVGHPMADVEMRLVSSDQLTPEDVAKGIGELWCRRQAGFEGYLDWHGQPLDLGQWDGEGWFCTKDLGRLWPDGRVEVLGRCDHSVNRDGLLVFFADVERALMSLAAVESAVVVSKGESQRGKNLTAYCIPAQGQSPLVADLRRSCFEVLPNRAVPDHIVILDNLPLLANGKVDRQQLIHRVNTPG; the protein is encoded by the coding sequence ATGGATATTTTTGGGCCAGTCTCCAATCCCGACAGTACCCTGACTGATGGGACCCTAACCTGCACCTATGGGGATCTCCCGCCGCTCTTTGGCCAAATCGACGCAGTGCTGCACCAAGCCGGGGTGGGGATCCAGGATCCCATCGTTGTGGAGTGTGACAATAGTCTGCCGACGGCGATCGTGCTGTTGGCTCTGTTATCCCAGGGCTACAGTGTGTTGCCCATCCCCCAGGGACTGCGATCGACCCTGGACAATGCCCCTGATGGGCCGGCTGTGATTCCCCATTTTTGTCAACACATCCTTACCCCAAACAGTAAGGATCCGGCGGGGAACCCCGTTGATCTGGGGCAGGTGTCCCAGCTTTTCGATGTGATCCCGAACCCCACGGCCCAGGCTGGGGAACGGCTGGGCGATCGCGGTCACCAAAAGCTGTATATGCGCACGTCCGGCAGTACCGGTACCCCCAAGGTGGTGATGCACAGCCATAATGGGTTGGCCGCTAATGTACAAGCTTGCGTGGAGCGGCTGCACTTGACGGCGGACGATCGCATTGCTCTGCCGGTTCCCCTGTTCCATATGTACGGCTTAGGGGCGGGGTTTTTACCGGGCATCAAAGCCGGAGCCTCTATTGATCTACAACAAGGGGCTAATCTGCTGCGCTATCTGCAACGGGAGCAGCACTTTAACCCCAATGTTGCCTTTTTAACCCCTATTTTCTGCGAAACCCTCCTCAAAGGTCGCCGCTCCGATCGCCCCTACCGCATGACCGTGGCCGCTGGCGATCGGGTGCGGGAAGACACCTTTGGTCCCTATGAGTCCCGGTTTGGCTGCTTGGTCAAACTCTATGGCAGCACGGAAATGGGTGCCCTCACCGCATCTAGTCCCCTGGAACCCGCCAGCGATCGCCTCCAAAGCGTGGGCCACCCCATGGCCGATGTGGAGATGCGCCTGGTGTCCTCGGATCAGTTGACCCCGGAGGATGTGGCCAAGGGGATTGGGGAATTGTGGTGTCGTCGTCAGGCAGGATTTGAGGGATACCTGGACTGGCACGGCCAACCCCTAGACCTGGGCCAATGGGACGGGGAGGGCTGGTTTTGTACCAAAGATTTAGGGCGGCTCTGGCCCGATGGCCGGGTGGAAGTGTTGGGGCGCTGTGACCATAGCGTGAACCGGGATGGGCTACTGGTGTTTTTTGCCGATGTGGAACGGGCCTTGATGTCTTTGGCGGCGGTGGAGTCGGCGGTGGTGGTGTCCAAGGGTGAGAGTCAGCGGGGTAAGAATCTAACGGCCTATTGCATCCCCGCCCAAGGCCAATCCCCCCTGGTTGCTGATCTGCGCCGCAGTTGTTTTGAGGTTTTACCGAATCGGGCTGTGCCAGATCACATTGTGATTCTGGACAATCTGCCATTATTAGCCAATGGTAAAGTCGATCGGCAACAGTTAATACACCGGGTTAATACACCGGGTTAA
- a CDS encoding acyl carrier protein encodes MSSTIIEQLKLIITNELDTNLSVDELNESTSLFEDGLGFDSIATVELISLVEKHFEIEFSDAELNPENFSNLKILADFIVSKQ; translated from the coding sequence GTGTCTTCAACCATTATCGAACAGCTCAAATTGATTATTACTAATGAGTTAGATACTAATTTAAGTGTGGATGAGCTTAATGAATCCACTTCCCTGTTTGAAGATGGCTTAGGGTTCGATTCTATTGCAACAGTGGAATTGATTTCCTTGGTAGAAAAACACTTTGAGATTGAGTTTTCTGACGCAGAACTGAATCCAGAAAATTTTAGCAATCTTAAGATTTTAGCGGACTTTATTGTGAGTAAGCAATAA
- a CDS encoding coproporphyrinogen-III oxidase family protein encodes MIATIERLQLEPKRLPLITNYPSFRKWNKKALEDKVGQDPMCIYVHIPFCTQRCSFCYYKTVDLKEYRPEVDTYVEMLCEEINRATDRFQLGDRPIKAVYFGGGTPSLLTEIQTTKIVDALRRNFKHFDSKDQFSFEAEPLTISRSKMETLKSLGVTRLSMGMQSFVDDIIKLSGRGHDEKQAYRAIEIAQEVGAGQWNINIDLLSGLAGETPETWNQSVKRAIATGVESITVYKMEAFANTEVFDQGVRKDEVALPTDDQEMAFMAHAMDCFEEANYLPWSFFTYTKNGCDESQYISSIWRGMDFYGFGVSAFGSLGDHLIQNTSDLEKYPAMVGAGELPLTRGYRFTTWDQMVREVLMGVKLLSFDLKGFKERHGVKLQSLCSAVLPQLEADGFVKVSSDELTLTNKGILYGDYVGQLLSDTIKNLH; translated from the coding sequence ATGATCGCAACCATTGAGCGTCTCCAACTAGAGCCTAAGCGGCTGCCCCTGATTACCAACTATCCCTCGTTCCGTAAATGGAACAAGAAAGCGCTAGAGGACAAAGTGGGCCAGGATCCCATGTGTATCTATGTCCACATTCCCTTCTGTACCCAGCGTTGTTCGTTCTGTTATTACAAAACGGTTGATCTCAAGGAATATCGCCCTGAGGTGGATACCTATGTGGAGATGTTGTGCGAGGAAATTAACCGGGCCACCGATCGCTTCCAACTGGGCGATCGTCCCATCAAAGCAGTCTATTTTGGCGGTGGTACCCCGTCCCTGCTGACGGAAATCCAAACGACGAAGATTGTCGATGCACTGCGGCGTAACTTTAAGCATTTCGACAGTAAAGATCAGTTTTCCTTTGAAGCTGAACCCCTGACCATTTCCCGGTCTAAAATGGAAACCCTCAAGAGCTTGGGGGTGACCCGCCTCAGCATGGGGATGCAGTCCTTTGTCGATGACATCATCAAGCTCAGCGGTCGCGGCCATGACGAGAAGCAAGCCTACCGGGCCATTGAAATTGCCCAGGAAGTGGGGGCAGGGCAATGGAACATCAACATTGACCTCCTCAGCGGTCTGGCGGGAGAAACACCGGAAACCTGGAATCAAAGTGTAAAGCGGGCGATCGCCACCGGAGTCGAAAGCATTACGGTGTACAAAATGGAAGCCTTTGCTAACACAGAGGTGTTTGATCAAGGGGTTCGCAAAGATGAAGTGGCCCTGCCGACAGATGACCAGGAAATGGCCTTTATGGCCCATGCCATGGACTGTTTTGAAGAGGCCAACTATCTGCCCTGGAGCTTCTTTACCTACACCAAAAATGGCTGTGATGAAAGCCAATACATCAGCAGTATTTGGCGCGGCATGGACTTTTATGGCTTTGGGGTTTCTGCCTTTGGAAGCCTGGGTGACCACCTGATCCAAAACACCAGCGATTTGGAAAAGTATCCCGCCATGGTGGGAGCCGGGGAATTGCCCCTGACCCGGGGCTACCGCTTCACCACCTGGGATCAGATGGTGCGGGAGGTGTTGATGGGGGTCAAGCTGCTGAGCTTTGATCTCAAGGGCTTTAAAGAGCGCCATGGGGTGAAGTTGCAGTCCCTGTGTAGTGCGGTGCTGCCCCAATTAGAGGCCGATGGCTTTGTCAAGGTCTCCAGCGATGAGCTAACCCTGACCAATAAGGGAATCCTCTATGGAGATTATGTCGGTCAGTTGCTGTCTGACACCATCAAAAATCTCCACTAG
- a CDS encoding sulfotransferase, whose protein sequence is MTFQTVFHRWRHSLEVASVRQEVDNLGEKAWTTQATGGLGTGEAIPLVTVGGTVNDDFAIAGPLQATPALAACPRLWRLLSTLGLSLGRCRLLRLAPGTETPTHTDQSYHWFRYRPLHLPLATQGGVLWYCDDRPQHFAEGELWSFDHHRSYRWLNGGDRPCLHLVIEVPVIEVPVIEVPVADLSKLDLPEPDLPEPDLLELVPVSQDPGVSVSQGSEPGIQATATTATTATTATTATTATPATPATGVPSWWGPGTADLPLVAYRFQVLEPGEIQPLCQTITAALSGSRLSLEQQQTALQALQTFSQDWQQVFGTLGHSSRGELAYQALLLRLKAQVGGRLGSALGVGSGGTAALTVMLTQLNRANRPVLRKLDRRLLAQRSPAPLALPIPEQVPCFDRPLFIVSAPRAGSTLLYETLSQFPGLWSIGEESHDVIEGIPALHPAAQGYESNRLTAADATPAVVLLLKQRFTQQLQDRHGDAYLALDPAQRPAALRFLEKTPKNALRIPFLRSLFPDARFIFLYREAKENISSLMEGWRSRRFISYATLPGWPHGDWSFFLPPQWQQLQSCSVAEIAARQWQVANGQILDDLESIDPQDWCCVPYGQLIHAPRQTLRRVSEFAQLPWDPHLDRQVSDALPVSKMTLSAPSPDKWRKNGDDILSVLKTVQPLIDRLEKLL, encoded by the coding sequence ATGACTTTCCAGACTGTGTTTCATCGATGGCGACATTCCCTAGAGGTTGCCAGTGTGCGGCAGGAGGTGGACAATCTGGGGGAAAAAGCCTGGACGACCCAGGCGACGGGGGGGCTGGGCACTGGGGAGGCGATTCCCCTGGTGACGGTGGGGGGAACGGTCAATGATGACTTTGCCATTGCTGGTCCCTTGCAGGCTACCCCTGCCCTCGCTGCCTGTCCTCGCCTCTGGCGGTTGCTATCCACCTTAGGGTTATCCCTGGGGCGCTGCCGTCTGTTGCGTTTGGCTCCGGGTACAGAAACGCCGACCCACACGGATCAGAGTTACCATTGGTTCCGCTATCGACCCTTGCATTTGCCCCTGGCCACCCAAGGCGGGGTGCTGTGGTATTGCGACGATCGCCCCCAACATTTTGCCGAGGGCGAACTCTGGAGCTTTGATCACCACCGCAGTTATCGTTGGCTTAATGGGGGCGATCGCCCTTGTCTGCATCTGGTGATTGAAGTGCCGGTGATTGAAGTGCCGGTGATTGAAGTGCCGGTTGCTGACCTGTCGAAGCTGGACCTGCCGGAACCTGACCTGCCGGAACCTGACCTGCTGGAACTTGTGCCCGTATCTCAGGATCCAGGGGTGTCGGTTTCCCAGGGTTCGGAGCCAGGGATCCAGGCCACAGCCACTACGGCCACTACGGCCACTACGGCCACTACGGCCACTACGGCAACCCCGGCAACCCCGGCAACGGGAGTCCCGTCCTGGTGGGGTCCGGGCACGGCGGACTTGCCCCTGGTGGCCTACCGCTTTCAGGTGTTGGAGCCGGGGGAAATCCAGCCGCTTTGCCAGACCATTACAGCGGCCCTCAGTGGCAGTCGTTTAAGCCTGGAACAGCAGCAAACAGCCCTCCAAGCCCTCCAGACCTTTAGCCAGGACTGGCAGCAGGTTTTTGGAACCCTCGGCCACAGTAGCCGGGGTGAACTGGCCTACCAAGCCCTTTTGCTGCGGCTGAAGGCCCAGGTGGGGGGACGGCTGGGTTCGGCTTTGGGGGTGGGCAGTGGGGGCACAGCGGCCCTGACGGTGATGCTCACCCAGTTAAACCGGGCTAATCGTCCGGTGTTGCGGAAGTTGGATCGGCGGCTCTTGGCCCAGCGATCGCCCGCCCCCCTGGCCTTGCCCATCCCGGAGCAGGTGCCCTGTTTCGATCGCCCCCTGTTTATCGTTTCTGCCCCTCGGGCCGGTAGCACCCTTCTTTACGAAACCCTCTCCCAATTTCCGGGTTTGTGGAGTATTGGCGAAGAAAGCCATGATGTGATTGAAGGGATTCCGGCCCTCCATCCCGCAGCCCAGGGCTATGAATCTAACCGTCTGACCGCTGCGGATGCCACTCCCGCCGTTGTCCTGCTCTTGAAGCAACGGTTTACCCAGCAGTTGCAGGATCGCCACGGGGATGCCTACCTGGCCCTCGATCCAGCCCAGCGCCCTGCGGCCCTGCGCTTTTTGGAAAAGACCCCCAAAAATGCTTTGCGCATTCCCTTTTTGCGATCGCTGTTTCCCGATGCCCGCTTTATTTTTCTCTACCGAGAGGCCAAGGAAAACATCAGTAGCTTAATGGAAGGCTGGCGATCGCGGCGGTTTATTTCCTATGCCACCTTGCCCGGTTGGCCCCATGGGGATTGGAGCTTTTTTCTGCCGCCCCAGTGGCAGCAGTTGCAGTCCTGTTCTGTGGCTGAAATTGCGGCTCGTCAGTGGCAGGTGGCCAATGGTCAAATTCTGGATGACTTGGAGTCCATCGATCCCCAAGACTGGTGCTGTGTTCCCTATGGCCAGTTAATTCACGCGCCCCGCCAAACCTTACGGCGGGTCAGTGAGTTTGCCCAACTGCCCTGGGATCCTCACCTCGATCGCCAGGTGTCCGATGCCTTGCCGGTGTCTAAAATGACGTTATCGGCTCCATCGCCTGATAAGTGGCGGAAAAATGGGGACGATATTTTATCTGTTTTGAAAACTGTTCAGCCCTTAATCGATCGTTTGGAGAAACTCCTATGA
- a CDS encoding aspartyl/asparaginyl beta-hydroxylase domain-containing protein, whose product MTLLMPKDQTDQASPNKTKTMRELGPVDISGIRDAILNLPLELWESEDTSKPNKFKELGRTSHIVFKFVKDYDNHSDAKFYDLWEEWKEKLQPVLEEATRPYGYAQGNFSRIMLAKLPAHSKIKPHIDPYDSSNFTHKIHIPIRTHADVEFMVGTKRYHFPEGYAFEVNNKAIHAAFNNSDIDRIHLIIEYFEEV is encoded by the coding sequence ATGACTCTGCTGATGCCGAAAGATCAAACCGATCAGGCTAGTCCCAATAAAACTAAAACCATGCGGGAACTGGGACCCGTGGATATTTCCGGTATTCGGGATGCCATTCTTAATCTTCCCCTAGAGTTATGGGAATCGGAAGACACCAGTAAGCCCAATAAGTTCAAGGAATTGGGCCGCACGAGCCACATCGTTTTTAAGTTTGTCAAAGACTACGACAATCACAGTGATGCCAAGTTCTATGATCTGTGGGAAGAGTGGAAGGAAAAACTACAACCCGTGTTGGAGGAAGCCACTCGCCCCTATGGGTATGCCCAGGGTAATTTCTCCCGCATTATGTTGGCTAAACTACCGGCCCATTCCAAGATCAAACCCCACATTGATCCCTACGATTCCTCCAACTTTACCCACAAAATCCATATTCCCATCCGAACCCATGCCGATGTGGAGTTTATGGTGGGTACCAAGCGCTACCATTTCCCCGAAGGCTATGCTTTTGAGGTCAATAATAAGGCAATCCATGCGGCGTTTAATAATAGCGACATCGATCGCATTCACCTGATTATTGAATACTTTGAGGAGGTGTAA
- a CDS encoding sulfotransferase family 2 domain-containing protein, translating to MLISYSHQFIFFHVTKAAGTSMKEALKPYAQEPEQFKIKRPPQTIEGRANTFYEMWESMLWHAKARDARKELPPDVYNGFYKFAFVRNPWDWQVSYYHFILKETTHIRHESVKAMAGGFEEYLEWVIATKNPFPKGATKLQKEIIADREGQLIVDFIGRYETLVPDFQTICETLGLTAQLPRLNVSRQGRDYRAYYSDRTRQLVADHFGDDIETFGYTFEGYRADVPLGRLTAPPIASC from the coding sequence ATGTTAATTTCCTATAGCCATCAGTTCATTTTTTTCCATGTGACCAAGGCCGCTGGCACCAGCATGAAGGAAGCCCTGAAACCCTACGCCCAGGAGCCAGAACAGTTCAAGATTAAGCGTCCGCCCCAAACCATAGAGGGCCGAGCTAATACCTTTTATGAAATGTGGGAGTCGATGCTGTGGCACGCCAAGGCTAGGGATGCCCGGAAGGAATTACCCCCGGATGTTTATAATGGTTTCTATAAGTTTGCCTTTGTTCGTAATCCCTGGGATTGGCAGGTTTCCTATTACCACTTTATTTTGAAAGAAACGACCCACATTCGCCATGAATCCGTCAAGGCCATGGCTGGGGGGTTTGAGGAATATTTAGAATGGGTCATTGCCACTAAAAATCCTTTTCCCAAGGGGGCAACAAAGCTACAAAAAGAAATTATTGCCGATCGCGAGGGCCAGTTAATTGTGGACTTTATTGGTCGTTATGAAACCCTAGTGCCGGACTTCCAGACCATCTGTGAAACCTTGGGTTTGACAGCGCAATTACCCCGCCTCAATGTCTCCCGCCAGGGGCGGGATTACCGGGCCTATTACAGCGATCGCACCCGCCAACTGGTGGCAGACCACTTTGGGGACGACATCGAAACCTTTGGTTACACCTTTGAGGGTTACCGGGCTGATGTGCCCCTGGGTCGTCTCACTGCCCCGCCGATCGCGTCTTGCTAA
- a CDS encoding chorismate--pyruvate lyase family protein: MQAREINTTPPEIATLAEGLRPDLQQSLAHSRIDPAKLGILQRIILTTDGTLTEILEAFLYEKIRLVKLSEGTVSIAKKLPSLDLDVGHGVIERRVLLQGKISHSNWIYAESLIVPDRLDDRYRERLLKSQESIGRLWLEHRVETYKEIIDSAREPAGSLATHFPISPEDYLLSRTYRVFSGGQPIMMITEKFPEAFFV; the protein is encoded by the coding sequence ATGCAAGCGAGAGAAATTAACACTACCCCCCCAGAGATAGCCACCCTCGCTGAAGGGTTGCGACCCGATCTCCAGCAGTCCCTGGCCCACAGCCGCATTGACCCGGCCAAGTTGGGGATTCTTCAGCGCATTATTCTCACCACCGATGGCACCCTCACCGAGATTTTAGAGGCGTTTTTGTACGAGAAAATTCGTTTAGTCAAGCTGTCCGAAGGGACGGTTTCCATTGCTAAAAAACTGCCTTCCTTGGATTTGGACGTGGGCCATGGGGTCATTGAGCGACGGGTGTTGCTCCAGGGCAAAATTAGCCACAGTAATTGGATTTATGCCGAGTCCTTGATTGTGCCCGATCGCCTGGACGATCGCTATCGGGAGCGGTTGCTCAAGTCCCAGGAGTCCATTGGGCGGTTGTGGTTGGAACACCGGGTTGAAACCTACAAGGAAATCATTGATTCAGCACGGGAACCGGCGGGTTCCTTGGCCACCCACTTTCCCATCAGTCCGGAGGACTATTTGCTGTCCCGCACCTATCGGGTTTTCTCAGGGGGGCAACCGATCATGATGATCACGGAGAAGTTTCCTGAGGCCTTTTTTGTTTAA